Within Topomyia yanbarensis strain Yona2022 chromosome 2, ASM3024719v1, whole genome shotgun sequence, the genomic segment TTATATTGACTGCTGCTAGCTTACACGCTAGTATACAAATAATTGGAACTAAATTCCTGGTTCTGCACGATTCAAGATTGATGCTGTTTGAGTTGAGATGAGCATGTGTTTTAACCGTGatgtaatttatttttgctGTTCCTGGATCCTATTTATGTATTGTTGTTTTCACGATTCTCAAGCCGTGGTCGCTTTCTGAGAGTATCGCTGGAGGGTTCATTCCCGTGGTCACGCTTTTTCGGTGCGTTCTGTAAATATGATGAATTACATTTAGAGAAAATTCTTAAAttgttgtagttgttgttgtGTAACCTTTTTATCCCATTGCTGATGAAGATAACGCAACAAAATGTTCTTTTTCTCGGTGACTATCACTAGAAAAGCATATCAATATATGAGCATTTAATCAATTCATCTATATATATATTCATAGACTAAGAGCCATATGACTAGTTTGAAATGCTGTCTCAGGAATTCCTGGGAGATTTATAAGCAACAGTTAGCAAAACTCACCTTGTTCCGAAGGAATGTCGGCAGTCTGGATGTACACAGAGGGTCGCTTGGAAGAAGTCTTCACGCCATTCTCTGTGTTGAATAGCGAGAAATTTTCCTCGTTGTGACAGGGTAGATCTTTGAGAAATTCGGTTATAGACTGTAAAGAAAAAACCCTTTTTATTCCCGACTATGCAAACAGGAAATACATGTTCTGAACGTGTGCCTTGTTTCAAAATGGAACTTATTCGATGCAGCACTTCGTGGAAGTAAGACGATGTTCAATAATTGCGACTTGGCTTAATCTACTGAGTAAGTATGTAATACTCATCCTTGCTACTTACCATATTATCCTAGAACTACACTTGATGTTGACTGGAACACAAATGGGTTAATTTTATGTGACAAAAGGTTAAATTAGTTTTATATCCGAAACTATTCTTATTGTTGATTATTTTTAAGAGCTCAACACGAAAATGCAAATAGAAATAATGACAGTGACAGTTCTATGGGAACGGAATGGAAAGTGAATTACACGGttaaaaaactttacccattttatgtattcaaattgcccattttcggaggttattcgagctgtcaaaaaatgggtattttttgtttctaacaatgagtaccttttatccatttcacaactactcgatgaggtaatttcaatgggtatattgatcttaacaatgggtgaaaaatccttaagaattatttcaagcgagttaacctgcaaattaaggatcgtagcggaacctgcaaattatcggcttgcatcggagtccgtggcggaaaaaggaacatttcggcaa encodes:
- the LOC131678324 gene encoding DET1- and DDB1-associated protein 1, which translates into the protein MSITEFLKDLPCHNEENFSLFNTENGVKTSSKRPSVYIQTADIPSEQVIVTEKKNILLRYLHQQWDKKNAPKKRDHGNEPSSDTLRKRPRLENRENNNT